In Vibrio echinoideorum, the sequence ATTGTCCATCAAACCGCGTCCTTCTAAGCCATCAATCAACTGGCCGACTTGCTCGTCCAATAGAGTCACCGCCGCCAAATATTGCGCGAGTTTCTCTTCATGATCAGATGGCACTAAAGTATAAGCACTCATGTGTTCGAGTACTGAGTTACCACCATAAGAGACCACTTTATGTGCGATATCACGGTATTTCTCTACCAAACGCTCTGGTAGACCTTCAAAAGGGAAATGCGGCTCAACATAGTTAAGGCTAACAAAGAAAGGTTTTTCGCTTGGCTCATCAATGAATTTGATCGTCTCTTTGGTTAAGAACTGCGCTTGAATACCTGTGTGTTCTTCATTCTCGCCATCTCGCGAAAACAACACGGTTCCTGAATGTAGGTATTGGTTTTTCCAACCCGCCTCTAACGCGTCGTAACTTAACCAACGGTCAAAGCCACGAATCGGCTCTTTGCTGTCAGTTGTGGCATGCCACTTACCAATTAAAGCAGTACGGTAGCCTTCATCTTGCAAGCGCTCAGACAACAATTTTTCGCCATCCAGCCAATCAGCATCGTACTTAGGATCTTCCGCTAAGAAGTCATAAACACCATGCTGAGAAGGCATTTTACCGGTATGAAAAGAAGCGCGAGCAGCGGAACTTACCGGTGCTGGTGTCATACCATTTTCGAAGCGAACACCAGTCTCAGAAAGGTATTCTAGATTCGGGGTTTCAACATATTGGTTGTGATGGCTTGTGGCCCAATCACCAAGATCGTCGGCCATAATGACCACAATATTCGGTTGTTGGGGTTGTTTGACTTCTTCAGCGATAACACTGCCCGAGCAGGTCATTGCCGCGAGAGTAAACGCTTTTGAAACTGCACTAAGCGGAAATTTTTTCATGTTCGACTCCATGAATATTCAGGGGATGAGTTATTGGGATTCTTTGTTTTGGATGATTTGCATGATGGCAGCAGGAGGATGCCCGGCTTGATAGAGTTTCTTCATAAGATCAATGTAAGGCGCTGAATACGAGAAAAACGTTTTATAGCCATGGCAAAGGTGGTTTTGATTTGGCTTACCCGAAGAGGAGAAAGAAAAACGATGTTTAGGGCAGCCGCCATTGCACACCGCACGATATTCACAACGCAGACAATCTTGAGAAAGCGAATGCTTTTTATCTTGACCAAATTCTTGGTTCGCGCGGCTTTCGTTTATCTCTTTGATGGTAGTGGTATGGATATTCCCAAGCTTAAATTCTGGAAAGACATAATGGTCACAAGCGTAAATATCGCCGTTGTTTTCCATCGCAAAGGCACTGCCACACGTTTCGGAAAACACACACAATTGCGCTGGCTGGCCACATGTCATTGCGAAGGTATTCTCAAACAACTGTACCCACACCTTTCCGACATCTTGGCGTACCCACTCTCTAAAAATTGCGGCCATAAACAAGCCGTAATGTTCTGAACCCACACTCCAATCACACAGAGATACCGCTTCCGACCGCCCAGGATGTAACAGTGTTAAGCCATCTTCTGTTTGCTGCTGTGCTTCGCGTTCAACAAGTGGAATAAACTGCATGTGCTCACTTCCGATTCCTTTAAGGTAGTGATACACCTCTAATGGGGATTTGGCGTTCACATCACTGATAACGGTTAGTGTATTAAACTCAACACCAAAGGATTTGAGCAAATCGATCGCAGCTTCGACTTTGTGATGGGTGGGTTTTCCTGAGCGTGTTTTACGGTAGGCATCATGCAGATGTTGTGGGCCATCAATCGAGATGCCAATTAAGAATTGGTGGGCTTTGAAGAACTGACACCACGATTCATCAAGTAATAAACCATTGGTTTGCAGAGTATTGGTGATGGTTTTACCTAGGCCGAATTTGGCTTGCAGAGCGACGGCTTTTTCAAAAAAGGCCAACCCAAGCAACGTAGGTTCGCCGCCTTGCCAAGCAAAGGTCACTTCATTGGAGGATTGCGCTTCAATATGTTGGATAACATAACGCTCTAGCGTCGCGTCATTCATCTTCCAAGAAGTCGATGAACTGGCAGATTCGGGGTAGAGTTTTTCTTTTTCAAGATAGAAACAGTAGCTGCAATCAATGTTGCATTTAGAACCCGAAGGCTTTGCCATAACATGACAGCCTTGAGGTGAAAAAGTATCAATACCCATCTGCGATTACCTATTCAATTTCGATATGCGCACGCTAAGAATTGATAAGATTCATCAATAGGACAAATGTCCGAAAGCAGTGGTTTTAATTAGCGAAAACCCGTAAACGCTACTGAGATCACATCCTCCTATCGAACCTCAATACAACAATATGTTCACTCTACACATTGATACGAATCCCCGATATCAAACGATTCAAATAACGGTCTGCTCGTGAACTGTTAAAGAGTGTTTAATTCTTACCTACAAGCTCAAACGGGGCTGAATAAAATCGAGAAACGCCGAGATACGCTTGGATACCGATGACGACTTATAGAACACCGCATTCACCAATTCTCTGTCTGTATGATTCAATTTCACGTGTTCCAATACAGGGATCAATCGACCTTCAGAGATATCTTGCTGCACCATAAAGCCCGACAAACACGCAATGCCATTTCCTGCCAACACTAACTGTCTGACGGTTTCACCACTGCTGGCTTTGACGTTGGGCTCAATATAATGGTGATTGGGCAACGGCCATTGATTCAGTACCTTATTATCCGAAAAACCGACCGTAAGGTGACTACTGAGATCGTCTGCCTTCTTTGGAATACCACGCTTTGCCAAATATTCCGGTGAAGCGACCATATACAACAAACTCTTACCCAATGGTCGTGCATGGAGTGTTGAATCGGCCAACTTACCAATCCGTATCGCGACATCGGTGCGCTTTTCTAACAGATCAACAAAGCCTTCGTTTGAGGTTAGCTCGAGCTCGATATCTGGATAAGCTTCATTAAATGATTGAACCAAAGGCACCAACTGATGAAATACGAATGGGCTGGCAGCATCGACCCGTAATCGGCCTTTTGGCAGTTCTCCGCGCGATACGATTTCCTCTTCTGCACTCTGGATCATCTGCAAACCGAGCCGCACTGAATCCACAAACTGTCGTCCTTCTTCGGTTAGCTCAACACGCCTTGTGGTTCGATTAAAGATCGACACACCCAATTGTGATTCAACCTTACTAACGGAGCGAGATACCTTCGCCACCTGCACATCCAACGCCTCTGCCGCCGCTGAAAATCCACCTGCATCAACTACGGTCAACACCATTTCCAAATCATCTGATCGCGTTAGCATAAAGATCCTTATCTATTCTCATCGCGGCTGAAGTTACTAGAGTGCTTAGTTACTAGAGTACTTAGCTAACTGACGTTTATTCGTTAAACATTTAGCGGATCAAGCAACGCACAACCTACCGTTTACCTACCCAATTATTATTGCAGATAACACAAAAGTTATTTGTTAATAGTGGCATTTTTCACAAATATATTTTGCTAGATAATCCTCGCCATCAAACGAAGCGCTCTTATTGCGGTTACAAGCTGCCCCATTTTATCGCGCTCAATACCTAACACTGAATAGTAAGAGAGATGATTATGCCTTTAGCATTACTCGCATTGACGCTCAGCGCCTTTGCCATAGGAACCACAGAATTTGTTATCGTAGGTTTGATTCCTACGATGGCGGCCGACCTGAATGTATCACTGCCATCAGCAGGCCTATTAGTGAGTTTATACGCGCTTGGTGTTGCCATTGGCGCACCAGTATTAACGGCGTTAACCGGAAAATGGAACCGTAAGTTAGTACTGCTAAGCGTGATGGCCTTGTTTGTTGTCGGTAATTTATTAGCGTGGCAGGCTCCAGGCTATAACACGCTGATCGCCGCACGAATTTTGACTGGCCTCGCCCATGGTGTGTTTTTCTCGATTGGTTCAACCATCGCTACTGGGCTGGTCTCAAAAGACAAAGCAGCGAGCGCAATCGCGATCATGTTTACGGGTTTAACTGTTGCATTGGTAACGGGTGTGCCGTTGGGTACTTACATCGGCCAAACATTTGGTTGGCAAGCTACTTTCTTGATCGTTGCTCTGCTTGGCCTTATTGCTCTTATCGGCAGCGCTCTCTTGGTTCCAAATAATCTTAAACAACCACCAGCCGCTAAGATTTCAACACAATTAAAAGTTCTAACTCAGCCACGCTTACTGTTGGTTTACGCTATCACAGCGCTCGGTTATGGCGGCACATTCACAGCCTTTACGTTCCTTGCTCCAATACTGGAAAACGTATCAGGGTTTGATTCAAGCTCAATCAGTCTCATCATGTTGGTTTACGGTGTATCAGTGGCGATAGGTAACATCTGGGGCGGCAAGATGGCCGACAAAATGGGCCCAATCAAAGCGCTCACCGTTATCTTCTCTGGTTTAGCCGCAGTATTGGTAGTGTTCAACTTTACGGCAGTCAACCCATACGCATCAGTTGCTACCATTTTGGTTTGGGGAGCCTTTGCATTCGGCAACGTTCCAGGGCTACAAGTGTATGTAGTGAAACTGGCAGAGAAATACACACCGGACGCAGTCGATGTGGCATCAGGGCTCAACATTGCAGCTTTCAACGTGGGTATTGCATTAGGCTCATGGGGTGGTGGTTTGATTGTCGCGAAATCTGGATTAATGAACACCCCTTGGGTAGGTGCTGTGATTGTCTTAATCGCTCTTGTTTTAACTCGACTCAGTGGTGCTCTGGATAAAAAAGACCAAGAAGCACGCGCCTTTGTCTAAAGCATTTGAATAGCGGATATAAAATAAAAGTGGCGAATAGGGTTTCTATTCGCCACTTTTTTATCTGATTAGTGAGGGACATTCACAGATGACTTAATCACTAATACCTGATATAAGCCAATCAACATTGCTCCAATAAGAAATCAAACACATAATACTAAAGTATAGGTTTAATTATAAATTAAATTTATACTTTTAGTTATTTTGATTCAGATCAATATTAATTTTAATTTTTAACATTTCAAAAAAGTAACACCACGTTTATTAACTTTTCACCCATTTGGGTGATGATAAATATGTCACTTGATGACTAATATCTATTCAACACACTCATAAATATAACACTATACTTGAGCTATCCATTGACTGTAAATTTAAGGGATTAGAAATGCAGATATCAGAAAATAATATTCCGCTAGATAATGGATTCCATAAGTCCCCTTCAGAGTTTGAAGAAGAAATAAGAGGAGGCCTCATAGAAATTGGGGTTGAACATGTCACTTTAGTTATCATGTCAAAAAACAAAGACCTTATATTCAAATATATTCAAGGTCTTAGTAGTAGAATTTCGATATCTAAACGAGTAACAGAGAAACTGGAATCTTACCTATCTTCACTCTCAAAAGATAAAAAAGGTCAGTTATGTCATAGCTTAGACACAACTATCGAAAATCGAATTTTTGATCACGAAGAGCTTTCGATAGTTAAAAGTGGCCTAAATAACTACTCAATCTTTGATGAACTTTCTTACGACTATGAAATTTTCATTATTTTTCATAGCGTCAATACACTCAAACAAGACGACATTCGTCAGCTTGAACTTATCTGTGATATCACGATCGCTTGGGCAAATTCTTGGATAGCCCATCATACTATGTTATTGCATTGGAACCGCTACTCTGAGCCTAAAACTAACCACTTAGCGCCCACTCTTACAAAATCAGAAACTGATGTTTTAGACCTAATAATCAGAGGGTTAACGGGTTCAGAAGTCGCACAAATACGCAGTGTATCTAAAGAAACAGTAAGAACTCAGATTAAAAGTATTCTTCACAAAACTCAATGCAA encodes:
- a CDS encoding sulfatase family protein: MKKFPLSAVSKAFTLAAMTCSGSVIAEEVKQPQQPNIVVIMADDLGDWATSHHNQYVETPNLEYLSETGVRFENGMTPAPVSSAARASFHTGKMPSQHGVYDFLAEDPKYDADWLDGEKLLSERLQDEGYRTALIGKWHATTDSKEPIRGFDRWLSYDALEAGWKNQYLHSGTVLFSRDGENEEHTGIQAQFLTKETIKFIDEPSEKPFFVSLNYVEPHFPFEGLPERLVEKYRDIAHKVVSYGGNSVLEHMSAYTLVPSDHEEKLAQYLAAVTLLDEQVGQLIDGLEGRGLMDNTVIAFVSDHGLLMGQYGLYGKINASFPYNFYEETIRVPFIIKGPEGMVRQKQVRGEFVDILDLHTTIMELASNGKGYDTSYGPGKSLLPMMKGERVRDWRQYQFSERGNARMITNGHWKLVRYYNKKNEPIDHWYDLSNPMGEAYIAEPPRQVVQDTMTKALDEFFAQYSSDEYSGLNMWKMAYPNFTTEDIIKHELWN
- a CDS encoding anaerobic sulfatase maturase, producing MGIDTFSPQGCHVMAKPSGSKCNIDCSYCFYLEKEKLYPESASSSTSWKMNDATLERYVIQHIEAQSSNEVTFAWQGGEPTLLGLAFFEKAVALQAKFGLGKTITNTLQTNGLLLDESWCQFFKAHQFLIGISIDGPQHLHDAYRKTRSGKPTHHKVEAAIDLLKSFGVEFNTLTVISDVNAKSPLEVYHYLKGIGSEHMQFIPLVEREAQQQTEDGLTLLHPGRSEAVSLCDWSVGSEHYGLFMAAIFREWVRQDVGKVWVQLFENTFAMTCGQPAQLCVFSETCGSAFAMENNGDIYACDHYVFPEFKLGNIHTTTIKEINESRANQEFGQDKKHSLSQDCLRCEYRAVCNGGCPKHRFSFSSSGKPNQNHLCHGYKTFFSYSAPYIDLMKKLYQAGHPPAAIMQIIQNKESQ
- a CDS encoding LysR family transcriptional regulator produces the protein MLTRSDDLEMVLTVVDAGGFSAAAEALDVQVAKVSRSVSKVESQLGVSIFNRTTRRVELTEEGRQFVDSVRLGLQMIQSAEEEIVSRGELPKGRLRVDAASPFVFHQLVPLVQSFNEAYPDIELELTSNEGFVDLLEKRTDVAIRIGKLADSTLHARPLGKSLLYMVASPEYLAKRGIPKKADDLSSHLTVGFSDNKVLNQWPLPNHHYIEPNVKASSGETVRQLVLAGNGIACLSGFMVQQDISEGRLIPVLEHVKLNHTDRELVNAVFYKSSSVSKRISAFLDFIQPRLSL
- a CDS encoding MFS transporter; the encoded protein is MPLALLALTLSAFAIGTTEFVIVGLIPTMAADLNVSLPSAGLLVSLYALGVAIGAPVLTALTGKWNRKLVLLSVMALFVVGNLLAWQAPGYNTLIAARILTGLAHGVFFSIGSTIATGLVSKDKAASAIAIMFTGLTVALVTGVPLGTYIGQTFGWQATFLIVALLGLIALIGSALLVPNNLKQPPAAKISTQLKVLTQPRLLLVYAITALGYGGTFTAFTFLAPILENVSGFDSSSISLIMLVYGVSVAIGNIWGGKMADKMGPIKALTVIFSGLAAVLVVFNFTAVNPYASVATILVWGAFAFGNVPGLQVYVVKLAEKYTPDAVDVASGLNIAAFNVGIALGSWGGGLIVAKSGLMNTPWVGAVIVLIALVLTRLSGALDKKDQEARAFV
- a CDS encoding helix-turn-helix transcriptional regulator, yielding MQISENNIPLDNGFHKSPSEFEEEIRGGLIEIGVEHVTLVIMSKNKDLIFKYIQGLSSRISISKRVTEKLESYLSSLSKDKKGQLCHSLDTTIENRIFDHEELSIVKSGLNNYSIFDELSYDYEIFIIFHSVNTLKQDDIRQLELICDITIAWANSWIAHHTMLLHWNRYSEPKTNHLAPTLTKSETDVLDLIIRGLTGSEVAQIRSVSKETVRTQIKSILHKTQCKNQNQLISRFGQGQWLMTQTTRSTYT